In one Lolium rigidum isolate FL_2022 chromosome 3, APGP_CSIRO_Lrig_0.1, whole genome shotgun sequence genomic region, the following are encoded:
- the LOC124699679 gene encoding uncharacterized protein LOC124699679: MLHLQMRPLPRVAPHTTAAALSSSLHRRLSLSASASASSSSSTSACAAPFSTEEYLVATCGLSQAQALKASKKLLNLKSASNPDAVLALLAGVGLSGPDIAAVVAADPLLLRSRVDNIAPRLAALRDRLGLTAPEIASFLLVGAVALRSCDITPKLEFWIPFFGSFTKLLQTAKRNRSILTSDLEKVAKPNIALLEQCGLSVCDIVKLSTPCSRLLVFNPERVKAFVLRAEKLGVPRSSYIFKYAVGVACSISEDKVAARMEFLRVALGCSMDQVRAAVRNKPHILGVSEEKLRRKIEFMVAEVGLDPEYIVKRPMLFTYSLEKRMKPRHYVAKILQAKGLMKKSVGFRRLVGYGENCFVATYIDSNKDAVPGLADAYAANRAGKMLSDVQL, from the coding sequence atgctccacctCCAGATGCGCCCTCTGCCTCGCGTTGCCCCCCACACCACCGCTGCTGCGCTGTCctcctctctccaccgccgactctccctctccgcctccgcctccgcttcctcctcctcctccacctccgcctgcgCCGCCCCATTCTCCACCGAAGAGTACCTCGTGGCCACCTGCGGCCTCAGCCAAGCCCAGGCCCTCAAGGCGTCCAAGAAGCTCCTCAACCTCAAGTCCGCCTCCAACCCCGACGCTGTGCTTGCCCTCCTCGCCGGCGTCGGCCTCTCCGGCCCCGacatcgccgccgtcgtcgccgccgacccGCTGCTCCTCCGCTCCAGGGTGGACAACATCGCGCCCCGCCTCGCCGCGCTGCGCGACCGGCTCGGCCTCACCGCGCCCGAGATCGCCAGCTTCCTCCTGGTCGGCGCGGTGGCCCTCCGCTCCTGCGACATCACCCCCAAGCTCGAGTTCTGGATCCCCTTCTTCGGCTCCTTCACCAAGCTCCTCCAGACCGCCAAGAGGAACAGGTCCATCCTCACCAGTGATCTCGAGAAGGTCGCCAAGCCCAACATCGCGCTGCTCGAGCAGTGCGGTCTAAGTGTTTGTGATATTGTCAAGCTGTCCACGCCCTGCTCCAGGCTGCTAGTGTTCAACCCGGAGCGGGTGAAGGCGTTCGTGCTGCGTGCCGAGAAGCTTGGCGTGCCCCGCTCCTCCTACATATTCAAGTACGCGGTCGGCGTCGCCTGCTCCATCAGCGAAGACAAGGTTGCCGCGAGGATGGAGTTCCTGAGGGTCGCCCTTGGTTGCTCCATGGACCAAGTGCGTGCCGCGGTCCGCAACAAGCCGCACATTCTGGGAGTGTCCGAGGAGAAGCTTCGTCGCAAGATAGAGTTCATGGTCGCCGAGGTTGGTCTGGACCCGGAGTACATCGTCAAGAGGCCCATGCTGTTTACCTACAGCCTCGAGAAGCGGATGAAACCGCGGCACTATGTCGCCAAGATCCTGCAGGCTAAGGGACTCATGAAGAAGAGCGTCGGCTTCCGTCGATTAGTTGGCTATGGTGAGAATTGTTTCGTGGCGACATACATCGACAGTAACAAGGACGCTGTTCCTGGTCTTGCTGATGCTTATGCAGCAAATCGTGCTGGGAAAATGCTTTCTGATGTCCAGCTTTGA